TCTgaatatatttgaaatagatttatatacttatatatattaattatttttagatttaatgtacaTAAAAACGtccataatatatatgatacttttaagttggtttaaatacttgaaaatatatacaaatagtcaaaagtaaatatctaaaatagttaaagtatactcaaaacatcaaaaatacttaaaataattattgattttctgtccaaatatttaaaccaaaccaatttatatgttaagtttaggtactctaacatatgttattcaaatttatatgtaatatattattttgtttttaaattttgagaaCTTTAgattatataatgaattttaaaaattaaaaatagtttaaatggGTTATTCCAATCCAAatcaaacccgcaaagatctgaaccgaacccagaccaaaatttagaaatatccgaatggggctgaaatATTTGAtcccaaaaacccgaaacccaaacagaCCTGTCCCaaacccgaatgggtacccgaacgcccactcctagtcactattatatatcatatatgtgtcatcatataattagtCGTATTTTATAAGTATCATCATACAAGTaaccatataattaatagtattttatacgtaccatcatataagtaatcacatatattatatttttaaatttttatgtgaaatataaaatcataatttaagttggtgtttgaaattaagctttgtattgtatttttcttatatatattgaaaaaaaattattatggttatttgaaaatattttattaaaaattaatttttgaatatatgtatatttttgaataaatttttgatataaaaattttaaattattattttgatttgaactaTGTATACCAAGTAACAAAGCACATTacttttttaatataacataatggactttcaatttttcttaatgAGATAAGTCCAttacttttttattaatatactacTTTCAATGTTTCCGAGCAACATgattaatcttttattttattttttatccatgttgccaaacaaaagcttaaagtacttctactttaataagatagattatttatttttgaaaataatataaaatatatatcaaagatCAGAGAAAATTTAAAGAAATCATGTTTCTTGCCAAGTTTATCCCCCATTGAAACTGATGCTCTATAATTGGAAGCGGATATGGAGAAGCGCAGAAagtgaaatttttgaaaaaaattaggaTTCGTATATGTGCTGGAAGTGTaatccatatatatatgtatattagaagataagaaaattttacaaaatttattactaaaattgtatgattcaatttaaaattaagaatttatccatttgtaataatttaaaatgatttcatattataattttaaaaatacaaataaattaattttataaaatttatcatccacttaactatattaatatttcataaataattgacataatttatttgaatatatatatatatagtatatctctaattaaaaaaaaactgagtgcataaagataatttgtagtattagttttaatatttgcatatttctattctcactattttaatactattaaatttcagatttcatattaaaaacaatttttatttttatttacattgtGTTTTCTTAAATGGAAGCCTGATTCCAAAATAGAATCTTAAGTTTTTAACATGTTTTAAATAGGTTATTTTAGAAGCGTTTTGGAAGCAAAATTATATAAACCTCCACAAAGTTTCGATTCCAATTCTAGTTTTGAAGCAAGAAGCAGACGTGCAATGAATCGAGGTCGCGAAGTAATCTCTCTAAAATCTCTCTCTAGGATTCCTTGGGAGAAAAGTCGGTCATTTGTTCGATCAACAGGGCCTCTTTTATAGTTGTGAGATGATCCGAATGAGACAAAAGACAGCTCATTGTCCTTGCTGATGAGGTTACATATTTGATTTTTGAGTCGCTCGTCCCATCATTAAATACTGGTCAGACTGCTTCACCCATACTCGCTGACCGGGTCAACACATTTCTTCCTTGAGCAAGGGCGCAAGCTGGCCGTCGAGCTGTCGCACTCCTTGTTCGATTTTGTCTTTAAGTGCTTCTGGCTTTGGTTATGTTTGGATAAATAGAAGCCACAACAATTGTGTGTATTTGAATCTATGTTTAGCTTCATGTCCTGATCGGAGGGTTTTGGAAAATGGTTATTGGTCTCAAAGCTGATGAGCCAGAACAAAGCTACATGTTAAGCTGAAGCAAATGAATTCACAAAAGTGGATTCGCAATTCCAATCTTCAAAGTCCTTGAAGATGGAGGATGTGGAGATCTTAGAGACATGCATTCAAGATCTTGACGATGGAATTGAGTCACTCTCTAAATCTTTAATCAAATACAGAGTCTCAGTTCTTAACATCTAATAGGTCATTGTGCCCACAAAGTTTTGTACAATATAGGAGATGTGAATGCTAGCTTACACATAAACTAATTCAGGAAGAATATTTCATATGCTAAGTTCTttcatttcttctttcttcctaAACATAAGAACAGACAAAAAATCAAGAGATAAAAAACTCAGGTGTAGATGCAAGTTCTGATTCCAAGTGAAGGTTTGACTAACATAAACTATATAAATCCTCTGAAGAAAAATTTTCATTGATTGAATTAAGGGCAATCTGCAACTTTTAATCTTCTGAATATTGGAATTTTGTAGCAGCATTTTCTTAATCTAAATTAGAAGTTTAGTTGATAGAAGCAAAATAATATGTAGTACAACAAACTTTATAATTCCCACTGACTTTTATCCATGGACCTTGAATACTCTTTCGACAAAGACCCTCTAAAAGTCTAAAGAGCAATCTCAGTCTGGATGCTTGTGTTAGAACAGAACActacttgttgttgttgttgcggCTGTTGCACTTTCTTCTCAGCTTCCCACTTTGATTTTGCTATTGTTCCATCACTCACAGGCTCATATGCCTGagtaaaatcaaaaacaaaagtcAACTTTGTGATGCAAAGTTTTTATCTTTGTTATCTTCATCTTTACAAGACTAAGTCAGAATCTCAAAGGGAAAAAAAGGCAAAGCAAAGTTTTGGTGGGCACCCACCTCAAGTTTTTGAACAAGTTCTTTGGCATTAGGGGCAGAGACAAAGATGTGACGCTGAGATGGCTTGATAAAGCCATCATCAACGGCTTTATCAATGAAGGTGAGGAGGTAATCGTAATAACCATCCACATTTAACAAACCCACCTACAGTTTTTTTCCCCCAAAATGGAAACACAAAATATCAAGACTATTATACTTTGATTTTGGTTAGTGATTCAGAGAGCAACACAGTGAAAAGTGAAGTGTCTTCTTTTATTACTTACAGGCTTGTCGTGGATTCCAAGTTGTGCCCATGTTATTACTTCCAACAACTCCTCCAGTGTTCCATACCCACCTGATATCAATTTGCATGAACAGatcaattattaataaatctTCTTTTGGAAGAAAGATGTGAACTTTGAAAAACCCTGGCCGAGTTTCAAGTTTACAAGGATTATTTGATCATATATAACTGCTATAGTCTCTTGTTTCTTAACTGTCAAGTAAGAACCCATCTTTTGCATTTAATTGCAGTGGTAATGGAATACTATTATGTTCCAACTTGACATAGAGattatattacaaatttacaaacCAGACATAACTAATCTCTTGTAAAGTTATGGACACCCTTAGTTTGACAATACCTTCTTATGGGCACTCTCCATTTATAGAAGTTGTTAGATGTGGTATGGGCTGAGAGTTATTATAACAGAGCCTAACGAGTAACAAACACTTTTTAAGGTCTACAAAGTATATAAGCTACTGATACTTATGAGGCCTCAGGACCGCCTATCATTTACCAATACTCGAGGAGGAAGGCCTCTTCTACCTAGGAGGGCCTCTATCATATCTGTTTGAGCCCAAGTGGGATTGGTTCCATCTTGTGGCGGTTTCTAGAAGGAAGGAATAAGCTGCTGACGTAGGGAGACAAGAGCATGTGCTCCACCGGCTCACGTGACATGTTGGAGCAAGGATCTTGAGGAGTACGTTAAAGTACCGAGTAGAGAGTAATGTTTGCTTTATCATTTGGATGATCATTCATGTACAAGAGAGGTGTGTCTCTCTCACAAGCTACATACTTTGCAAAGATATCACGTATTaacttggtatcagagcacttgCGATCTTGGAGAATCATGGGCACCGAAAAAGATGGAGACGAGACAGACGCCGGAGATGGAACCAACCCCACTTGGGCTCAAACAGATATGATAGAGGCCCTCCTAGGTAGAAGAGGTCTTCCTCCTCGAGTATTGGTAAATGATAGGCGGTCGTGAGGCCTCATAAGTATCAATACCATGCCCTTCATTTACCAATACTCGAGGAGGAAGGCCTCTTCTACCCAGGAGGGCCTCTATCATATCTGTTTGAGCCCAAGTGGGGTTGGTTCCATCTTGTGGCGGTTTCTAGAAGGAAGGAATAAGCTTAAGATGCAGAAGAAATACACTGGCTTCAACCTTGAGGCCAAGGTCGATTTTGAAAGGCAGGGTATTGATACTTATGAAGCCTCACGACCGTCTATCATTTACCAATACTCAGAAGAGGAAGGCCTCTTCTACCTAGGAGGGCCTCTATCATATCAGTTTGAGCCCAAGTGGGGTTGGTTCCATCTTGTGACGGTTTCTAGAAGGAAGGAATAAGCTGCTGACGTGGGGAGACAAGAGCATGTGCTCCAACGGCTCACGTGACATGTTGGAGCAAGGATCTTGAGGAGTACGTTAAAGTAGCGAGTAGGGAGTAACGTTTGCTTTATCATTTGGATGATCATTCATATACAAGAGAGGAGTGTCTCTCTCAGGGTTCTTTTCTTgtaaacattttggtcattcaTTAAGAAATATCCTTTTGTCTTTATTCACCGCACAAGCTACATACTTTGCAAAGATATCACGTATTAGCTACTTAGTTACTTCGTACCTGGTAATGCGATGAAACAATCGGAGTGGCTTGCCATTTCAGCTTTCCTTTGATGCATATCTGCCACAGCTCTTACCTCACCATATGTTTCTCCAGTGATCTATTATAAAAAATCACGTTTTAAAGAACTTACTTGAACACTAAGTATTCATTCAAGCAAAAAAGTAGTTTAATCCTACCTCTTTGTCCATAAGAGTCCTTGGTATGATCCTAACCCATAACAGCAAAGCAAGATGGAAGCAACTCACACAACAATATCAAATCATTAAGCAGTGAAGGGCACACATCTAAAGAAGAGATCATTGATTGAAGGAGCATACCCTAGCACATGACATCCTGCTTCATGAACAGCTTGTGAGACCAAACCCATGAGACCAATGCTTCCTCCCCCATACACAAGATTCAATCTCTTCGTAATCTGTTTCATAAAACagagaaagacaaaaaaaaaaaaaatcaagacccTTTTCAAAGGTTTCAAGACTCTCATTATAGCATAAAGATAACCGAACCAGCTCTTGAGCTAGATCAATGGCAGCATCTCTGTAACACTCTCTGTTTCCACTGCTGCTTCCACAGAACACACAAACCCTCTTGAATCTCGACTTCATTATTTCCATTCTCTTAACCAAAACAGTTTTTGTCTTGTGGATTTGAAGAAAATAAGTTTCTTTATAGGAAGAAGAACGTGTGGTTCAAGCTAACTCTTTCTTGTTTCACTTTGTGATGCAACTTAGACAATGAGACAAGAAATTGTATAGATACAGTCGCACAACAAAGCAACAAAGACAGTACTGTTCCACGTATATCCAATAGCATTCAAGTAACAAGCTTTctgctttttctttttatggttTAAAGAGTGGTTGCttttaacgttttttttttaaataaagaaaacactttaggatataaactaaaattcaaaagaaattaCAAGAAtagaacaaaaattaaaatagttcaaaaataaaattaaaaattttggagGGGAACTTAAACAAGTATAACAAACCAATCAGAActctttattttataataatcaaaataacaaagatTGATTTCTCACGTTCCTAACTTCATATTCAAAGTTGGTGTGATGATGTCATAATACATTTGTGTGTTAggtctatcaatttttttcctttttctagcAAGATGGTTCATCATATCATCGAACCGTTTGTCTCCACTTTTCTCCATACAATGTTTCGTCCTTTGGCTCAACGTGTCGAGTTCGGGTTGATCCACACTAATGTGGCTAAATTTTCATGGGTCCGACATCATGACCCATACTCTTGGTGTATATGTGTCAACATGTAAGGAGTGTACTTCTCCTGACACAACATTCCATTATTAGTTTGTTGGATTTACACATTATATGTAATTCGCAACTATGGTAGATTGCAACTCAACCGACACGTAGTTCGTGTTTCTGAAACCAAAACAACACACAGTTCTTATCTGCTTATATTGGGTCAATGCCTAACTTTGACTCGGTCAAAGAAATGATAACGCCCTTTTAACAACCTTTCATATACTTAAACCAAAATGTCACcatcatcaatatcatctaccAAACCTTCATTGACCCTCTTTACGGAACTATGAAGATTAGTTAACCCGTAAGTACTGCAAAGTTGGTTGCTTTGTGATTAGATTAGATACAAAGACATCTTTGAGTCTTCTATCTGTGCATGATTATTCACTTTTTCTCAAatcaaagaatatatttttattctatgtaTATAACTAAACTTGGAACCCAGTAGTATTACATTTTGAAATTGTTCTCTATTTTAACATAAGAACAAGTTAAAGCTTAAACATTActgcttcaaaaaaaaaaaacagagaatcaGTTGAAACTATGTGCAATATCAACTTAGGGTCGGCCATGGGCATAGCCAAATGAAACATTGGCCTATAAtcctcaatttttttaaaaaaaattatatagataaaaatctctaaacttgtaaaaataaattttttaaattttttactaaattttctACAGTCCCTAAAATTCAGGGCCAGCCTTGTACCAACTTTAATTCATTCAAGAAAGGCATAATCAGTATAAAACATTCTTCTTCATATTTATTGGAAAAAACTTATAGTTCTACTACTAAGTACTAACTAATAATAACTCAATGAATACAGTTCATATCGACCGGGTGCTACAAATGGGAAATCCATTAATGGTTTActttgttctctctttgtttCATTATGCTAAATTTTTTTAGTCTTTAAGAGCATCAGTCAAAGATTAGGGATaaagaggagaagagagcagAAGGATAAGTTAATACTGATGTCTGATTCccaagaaaacatgtttttgttcAAGACTGTCTCACAAAACTGGAAGTAAAGGCTTGATTAGTCTTCCCGAAAAcatctccaagatttcatcatcaATTCATCATATTTAATACTTACACCGCTACTATTATATAGAACAAAATAGACCTTTCTCTCATTCAAGGATGAGCAGAGACGCAATACTGTGTTCTTCCATGCGATCCTTAGCAACAGCGTTTCGCATAATCTTCCTTGCAAAAATAATAGATCAACTTGACCCTCTTTGTACTATCGGTCTACTAACGGGTCTTGAGGCCTGTTGTATTCCCTAATGTGTGAAATTACCAAAACAGACTATTATGTAccacacacatatatacatacaaCACTGAGTTCGTAATCTTTTCCATGGCCATGAGATTAAGGGAGAAATATCCATCGGCTGTGACTTTCGatttttggtttgggtttgtaACCGAGAACGAATATAGACTAAGTGACCAACCAGTTTTCTTTATAACACATAAAATGCACTTGCGACTATGGGACAAATAGGCAAAGGAGCCTGATTTAGGCTTAAGACATGCCTTGTGAGTTGTTAGATTATAAGGTTGCCCCTACACCTACTTTCCTagttctctttcttctctttcttcttcgttttctctcttatctctctcttctgaaacttcatctcttctttttcttcaccAACTCTAAATCATTATCCAAATCACTCCCAGA
The window above is part of the Brassica napus cultivar Da-Ae chromosome C3, Da-Ae, whole genome shotgun sequence genome. Proteins encoded here:
- the LOC106375311 gene encoding cytokinin riboside 5'-monophosphate phosphoribohydrolase LOG5 gives rise to the protein MEIMKSRFKRVCVFCGSSSGNRECYRDAAIDLAQELITKRLNLVYGGGSIGLMGLVSQAVHEAGCHVLGIIPRTLMDKEITGETYGEVRAVADMHQRKAEMASHSDCFIALPGGYGTLEELLEVITWAQLGIHDKPVGLLNVDGYYDYLLTFIDKAVDDGFIKPSQRHIFVSAPNAKELVQKLEAYEPVSDGTIAKSKWEAEKKVQQPQQQQQVVFCSNTSIQTEIAL